One genomic segment of Arachis duranensis cultivar V14167 chromosome 4, aradu.V14167.gnm2.J7QH, whole genome shotgun sequence includes these proteins:
- the LOC107482750 gene encoding ribosome biogenesis protein BOP1 homolog produces MSPKKQNEEDPHVSDSDTDSTYEDSSAADDDDGDSFGSPSESESEPAAGDDSEPDEHGESDSSGLHQEESDSSEDEVAPRNTVGDVPLHWYDDEPHIGYDIKGKKIKKKDKLDKLGSFLANVDDSKNWRKVYDEYNDEEVELTKDEVKLVRRLLKNRAPHADFNPYPDYVDWFKWDGAKHPLSNAPEPKRRFIPSKWEAKKVVQYVRAIRKGLITFDKPKEEDGPYLLWEDDSGLTEKSNHLAYIPAPKQRLPGNEESYNPPLEYIPTQEEINSYQLMYEEDRPKFIPKRFTSMRSIPAYENAMKECFERCLDLYLCPRVRKKRLNIDPESLKPKLPSRKELKPYPTACYIEYKGHEDAVTSISVEPSGQWIASGSSDGTVRIWEVETGRCLRRWDVGEAVNCVAWNPLPDVHILAVSLGQDVLILNTHLGDDEEQKKIKELLSVDTSTPSDDSGNSATSVRWLQDDKHGAIKLKFFKTVTAVEWHRKGDYFSTVMPAGESRAVLIHHLSKKLTQKLPFKLHGLAVRSTFHPSRSIFFICTKQSVRVYDLLKRKLIKKLDTGLREASSIAVHPGGDNLIVGSKEGKLCWFDMDLSSKPYKTLKCHPKDINNVVYHRSYPLFASCSDDCNAYVFHGMVYSDLNQNPLIVPLEILRGHTSSDGRGILDCKFHPRQPWLFTAGADKLIKLYCH; encoded by the exons ATGTCTCCGAAGAAGCAAAACGAAGAGGATCCTCATGTTTCCGACTCCGATACCGACTCCACTTACGAG GACTCTTCTGCTGCCGATGACGACGATGGCGACTCCTTTGGTTCTCCATCAGAATCTGAATCGGAGCCCGCAGCTGGGGATGACAGTGAACCAGATGAACACGGTGAAAGTGACAGCTCTGGACTCCATCAGGAAGAGAGCGATTCCTCTGAGGACGAG GTGGCTCCCAGAAATACCGTAGGGGATGTCCCTCTCCACTGGTATGATGACGAACCTCATATTGGATACGACATCAAGgggaagaagatcaagaagaaagaTAAACTGGACAAATTGGGCTCCTTCCTCGCCAATGTTGATGACTCTAAGAATTG GCGGAAAGTATATGATGAATACAATGACGAGGAAGTGGAGCTAACGAAAGATGAGGTCAAACTCGTCCGTAGACTTCTCAAGAATCGGGCACCACATGCTGACTTCAATCCATATCCG GACTATGTTGACTGGTTTAAATGGGATGGTGCCAAACATCCGTTGTCTAATGCACCTGAGCCAAAAAGAAGGTTTATACCTTCAAAGTGGGAAGCTAAAAAG GTTGTGCAGTATGTTAGAGCAATTCGTAAGGGACTAATTACCTTTGACAAACCAAAGGAGGAAGATGGCCCATATCTCTTGTGGGAAGATGATTCTGGTTTGACagaaaaatcaaatcatttgGCATACATTCCTGCACCAAAGCAAAGACTTCCCG GCAATGAGGAGTCGTATAATCCTCCTCTAGAATACATTCCAACCCAGGAAGAGATAAATTCTTATCAGTTGATGTATGAAGAAGATCGTCCTAAGTTTATCCCAAAAAG GTTTACATCTATGAGAAGCATCCCTGCCTACGAGAATGCCATGAAGGAGTGCTTTGAACGTTGCTTGGATTTGTACTTGTGTCCTCGAGTTCGGAAGAAACGT CTCAATATTGATCCTGAGTCCTTAAAGCCAAAGCTTCCAAGTCGAAAGGAGCTCAAACCTTATCCCACAGCATGCTATATTGAGTATAAAGGCCATGAAGATGCAGTCACATCAATTTCTGTTGAACCTTCTGGGCAGTGGATTGCATCAG GTTCAAGCGATGGAACTGTCCGAATCTGGGAGGTTGAAACTGGCAGATGTCTTAGACGATGGGACGTTGGTGAAGCTGTTAATTGTGTTGCTTGGAATCCTCTGCCTGATGTTCATATTTTGGCTGTCTCCTT GGGGCAAGATGTACTTATCTTGAACACTCACTTGGGGGATGACGAAGAACAGAAAAAGATTAAGGAGCTTCTCTCGGTTGACACATCTACACCATCAGATGATTCTG GCAACTCGGCAACTAGTGTAAGATGGCTTCAAGATGATAAACACGGggctataaaattaaaattttttaag ACTGTTACTGCTGTAGAATGGCACCGGAAAGGTGACTACTTTTCGACAGTGATGCCAGCAG GTGAATCAAGAGCAGTTCTGATACACCACTTATCGAAGAAGCTTACACAAAAACTTCCATTCAAGTTACACGGACTTGCTGTTAGATCAACTTTCCATCCATCTCGTtccattttctttatttgtacaAAGCAGAGTGTTCGTGTGTATGATTTATTGAAGAGAAAGCTCATAAAGAAGCTAGATACTGGGCTCCGTGAAGCCTCATCTATTGCAGTTCATCCTGGAG GTGATAATTTAATTGTTGGGAGCAAAGAAGGGAAGCTGTGTTGGTTTGACATGGATCTTTCATCTAAACCTTATAAAACTCTCAA GTGTCACCCAAAAGATATCAACAACGTGGTTTACCATCGTTCATACCCCTTGTTTGCTTCATGTTCAGATGACTGCAATGCATATGTGTTTCATGGAATGGTTTATTCCGATCTCAATCAAAATCCTCTTATTGTTCCGCTGGAAATTCTGCGAGGGCATACAAGTTCAGATGGGAGAG GTATATTAGACTGTAAATTTCACCCAAGACAGCCCTGGTTATTTACAGCGGGTGCTGATAAACTCATTAAGCTTTACTGTCACTAA
- the LOC107482748 gene encoding ATP phosphoribosyltransferase 2, chloroplastic, whose product MNLSLQLHLQCTPLHILVKSATATATATTRSWSCYASLSIPQPSNINVLNGSSPLSSERKEIRLGLPSKGRMSNDTLELLKNCQLSVKQVNPRQYVAEIPQLSNLEVWFQRPKDIVRKLLSGDLDLGIVGLDTLSEYGQGNEDLIIVHEALEYGDCRLSLAIPQYGIFENINSLEELSKMPQWTEDKPLRVATGFNYLGPKFMRENGLTHVTFSTADGALEAAPAMGIADAILDLVSSGTTLRENNLKEIEGGTVLESQAVLVASRKSMIQRTGVLETTHEILERLEAHLRAIGQFTVTANMRGSSAEEVAERVLSQPSLSGLQGPTISPVFCKRDGKVTADYYAIVICVPKKALYKSIQQLRAIGGSGVLISPLTYIFDEETPRWRQLLSELGL is encoded by the exons ATGAATCTAAGCCTTCAACTTCACCTTCAATGCACGCCACTTCATATTTTGGTCAAGTCCgccaccgccaccgccaccgccaccACCCGCAGCTGGAGCTGCTACGCCTCGCTGTCAATTCCGCAACCCTCAAACATCAACGTCCTAAATGGAAGCTCTCCTCTCTCCTCTGAGCGCAAGGAGATCCGTCTCGGCTTGCCTAGCAAGGGTCGCATGTCCAACGACACTCTCGAACTCCTCAAG AATTGTCAATTGTCAGTGAAGCAGGTTAATCCTAGGCAATATGTTGCTGAAATTCCTCAg CTGTCCAACTTAGAAGTTTGGTTTCAAAGGCCAAAAGACATTGTAAGAAAATTGTTATCTGGAGATCTTGACCTGGGCATTGTCGGTCTTGATACACTCAGTGAATATGGCCAG GGAAATGAGGATCTTATCATTGTCCATGAGGCGTTGGAGTATGGTGATTGCCGCTTATCACTTGCG ATTCCCCAATATGGAATATTTGAGAATATCAATTCCCTAGAGGAGCTATCAAAGATGCCTCAATGGACCGAAGACAAGCCTCTGCGAGTTGCTACTGGGTTCAACTAT CTGGGTCCCAAATTCATGAGGGAGAATGGACTTACACATGTGACTTTTTCAACTGCAGACGGAGCTCTGGAGGCAGCACCTGCG ATGGGAATTGCTGATGCCATCTTAGACCTAGTGAGTAGTGGGACCACGCTGAGAGAAAATAATTTGAAGGAAATTGAAGGTGGAACTGTGTTGGAAAGCCAG GCTGTTCTTGTTGCAAGCAGAAAATCAATGATCCAACGGACAGGAGTACTAGAAACGACACATGAGATACTAGAAAGATTAGAGGCACATCTGAGGGCCATTGGGCAGTTTACG GTCACTGCAAACATGAGGGGTAGCAGTGCAGAGGAAGTAGCCGAGAGAGTATTGAGTCAACCATCATTATCTGGGTTGCAG GGACCCACTATAAGTCCTGTTTTTTGCAAACGGGATGGGAAGGTTACAGCAGACTACTATGCCATAGTGATATGTGTACCCAAGAAGGCACTATACAAGTCTATACAGCAGCTGAGAGCA ATTGGTGGCAGTGGCGTTCTTATATCACCCTTGACCTACATTTTTGATGAGGAAACTCCAAGATGGCGTCAGCTACTTTCTGAACTTGGACTGTAA
- the LOC107482749 gene encoding nifU-like protein 2, chloroplastic encodes MQAVVLNTQSCCRGLEPPSSSTSQKGWQWQRTSFFGRRGNLACRTLSSSLRIRLPHTSRRHVLRAVATPNPAVELPLTAENVESVLDEIRPYLIADGGNVALHEIDGNVVRLKLQGACGSCPSSVMTMKMGIERRLMEKIPEIFAVEPIADEETGLELNEENIEKVLEEIRPYLVGAADGSLELVGIEEPIVKVRITGPAAGVMTVRVAVTQKLREKIPSIAAVQLLS; translated from the exons ATGCAAGCTGTGGTGCTCAATACTCAATCTTGCTGCAGGGGCCTCGAGCCTCCTTCCTCCTCCACCTCCCAAAag GGTTGGCAGTGGCAGCGCACAAGCTTCTTCGGGAGGAGAGGTAACCTTGCATGCCGCACTTTGAGTTCTTCTCTTCGGATTCGTTTGCCCCATACATCACGGCGCCATG TTTTGAGGGCCGTTGCCACTCCAAATCCAGCTGTGGAGTTGCCGTTAACCGCAGAAAATGTAGAAAGCGTATTGGATGAAATTCGACCGTATCTCATCGCAGATGGGGGAAATGTGGCTTTGCATGAGATTGATGGCAATGTTGTGAGGTTGAAGCTACAGGGAGCGTGTGGCTCCTGTCCAAGTTCTGTTATGACAATGAAAATGGGCATTGAGCGTAGATTGATGGAAAAGATACCGGAGATATTTGCAGTGGAACCCATTGCTGATGAAGAAACTGGTCTTGAGCTCAAtgaagaaaatatagaaaag GTTCTAGAGGAAATAAGGCCATACCTGGTTGGGGCAGCAGATGGATCTCTTGAATTGGTAGGAATTGAAGAGCCAATTGTAAAGGTGAGAATCACAGGTCCAGCTGCTGGTGTCATGACTGTACGTGTTGCTGTTACACAAAAGTTGCGAGAAAAGATACCTTCTATTGCAGCAGTTCAGCTTTTATCATGA